A section of the Mycobacterium sp. 3519A genome encodes:
- a CDS encoding cytochrome P450 yields the protein MGVIKHRIRWLAMHGVVRATSRRLARRGDPQGRLISDRQLRRNPVPFIDELRGMGPIVKCRLMYMTVDHKIANDLLRSDDFRVIAFGSTLPKPLQWVVRHTDPGLLHPVEPPSMLSVEPPDHTRYRKLVSSVFTTRAVAALRDRVQATADRLLDELIDDGGTVDIVDRYCSQLPVTVIGDILGVPDEARPRILEFGELGAPSLDMGVSWQQYRQVYRGIEGFNNWLSDHLDHLRRNPGDDLMSQLIQASANSAEGARLSNDELLATAGLVLAAGFETTVNLLGNGIRMLLDAPEQLEKLQAQPELWPTAVEEILRLESPVQMTARVAAVDTELPGAVVRAGEGIIIYLAGANRDPKVFADPHRFDVERENAGKHLSFSGGRHFCLGAALARQEGQVGLRTFFERFPDARLAGNGSRRDTRVLRGWASLPITLGRARTAVGS from the coding sequence ATGGGCGTCATCAAGCACCGCATCCGCTGGCTTGCCATGCACGGCGTCGTCCGTGCCACCTCGCGGAGGCTCGCCCGTCGCGGCGACCCGCAGGGCCGGCTCATCTCCGATCGCCAGTTGCGCCGCAACCCCGTCCCGTTCATCGACGAACTGCGCGGCATGGGGCCGATCGTCAAGTGCCGGCTGATGTACATGACCGTCGACCACAAGATCGCCAACGACCTGCTGCGCTCCGACGACTTCCGTGTCATCGCATTCGGGTCCACCCTGCCCAAACCGCTGCAGTGGGTGGTCCGGCACACCGATCCGGGGCTGCTACATCCGGTGGAGCCGCCGTCGATGCTGTCGGTCGAACCGCCCGACCACACCCGGTACCGCAAACTGGTGTCGTCGGTGTTCACCACCAGAGCCGTTGCGGCGCTGCGGGATCGGGTGCAGGCCACCGCGGATCGGTTGCTCGACGAACTGATCGACGATGGGGGCACCGTGGACATCGTCGACCGGTATTGCTCCCAGTTGCCCGTCACCGTGATCGGCGACATCCTCGGCGTGCCCGACGAGGCGCGGCCACGCATTCTGGAATTCGGTGAGCTCGGCGCACCGAGCCTCGACATGGGGGTCAGTTGGCAGCAGTACCGCCAGGTGTACCGCGGCATCGAGGGCTTCAACAACTGGCTGTCCGATCATCTGGATCATTTGCGGCGCAACCCCGGTGACGACCTGATGAGCCAGCTGATCCAGGCGTCGGCAAACAGCGCCGAAGGCGCGCGGCTGAGCAACGATGAGCTGCTGGCCACCGCAGGCCTCGTGCTGGCGGCCGGCTTCGAAACCACAGTGAACTTGCTGGGCAACGGAATTCGGATGCTGCTCGACGCGCCCGAGCAACTGGAGAAGCTGCAGGCGCAGCCGGAGTTGTGGCCCACCGCGGTCGAGGAGATTCTGCGCCTGGAGTCGCCGGTCCAGATGACGGCCAGGGTGGCGGCCGTCGACACCGAACTGCCCGGCGCGGTGGTCCGCGCCGGCGAGGGCATCATCATCTACCTGGCAGGCGCCAACCGCGATCCGAAGGTGTTCGCCGATCCGCACCGCTTCGACGTCGAACGCGAGAACGCGGGCAAGCATCTGTCGTTCTCCGGCGGCAGGCACTTCTGCCTCGGCGCCGCGTTGGCCCGCCAGGAAGGCCAGGTCGGGCTGCGCACGTTCTTCGAGCGCTTCCCGGATGCGCGACTTGCCGGCAACGGCAGCCGTCGCGACACCCGGGTGTTGCGGGGATGGGCATCCCTACCGATCACACTTGGAAGGGCGCGCACCGCTGTAGGTTCGTAG
- a CDS encoding UDP-glucose/GDP-mannose dehydrogenase family protein produces MRCTVFGTGYLGATHAAGMAELGHDVIGVDIDAGKVAKLSSGDIPFYEPGLRKVLSDNIAAGRLRFTTDYDEAADFADVHFLGVGTPQKKGEYGADLRHVHAVIDALVPRLRRSVVIVGKSTVPVGTAADLSHRARELAPAGVDVEIAWNPEFLREGFAVYDTLHPDRIVLGVQRDSTHAEDAIRELYAPLLADGAPLLVTDLQTAELVKVSANAFLATKISFINAISEVCEAVDADVTLLADALGYDPRIGRRFLNAGLGFGGGCLPKDIRAFMARAGELGANHALTFLREVDSINMRRRTRMVELATKACGGSLLGANIAVLGAAFKPESDDVRDSPALNVAGMLQLNGATVNVYDPKAIENSQRLFPTLNYSTSVVEAADRADAVLVLTEWREFVELDPAALAGTVRAKVIVDGRNCLDTGQWANAGWRIYCLGRSVSLPTPV; encoded by the coding sequence ATGCGATGCACCGTATTCGGCACGGGCTATCTCGGCGCGACACACGCCGCCGGCATGGCCGAACTCGGCCACGACGTGATCGGTGTCGACATCGACGCAGGCAAGGTCGCCAAGTTGTCCTCCGGCGACATCCCGTTCTACGAGCCTGGTCTGCGGAAGGTGTTGAGCGACAACATCGCTGCGGGCCGGCTGCGGTTCACCACCGACTACGACGAGGCGGCGGACTTCGCCGACGTGCATTTCCTCGGCGTCGGAACACCGCAGAAGAAGGGCGAATACGGCGCCGATCTGCGCCACGTGCACGCCGTCATCGACGCGCTGGTGCCGCGGCTGCGCAGGTCCGTGGTGATCGTCGGCAAGTCGACGGTGCCCGTCGGCACCGCCGCCGACCTCTCGCACCGCGCACGCGAGCTTGCCCCTGCGGGGGTCGACGTCGAGATCGCCTGGAATCCCGAGTTCCTGCGTGAGGGCTTCGCCGTCTACGACACACTGCATCCGGACCGCATTGTGCTTGGCGTGCAACGTGATTCGACCCACGCCGAGGACGCGATCCGCGAACTGTACGCCCCGCTGCTGGCCGACGGCGCGCCGTTGCTGGTCACCGATTTGCAGACCGCCGAACTGGTCAAGGTGTCGGCCAACGCGTTTCTCGCGACGAAGATCTCGTTCATCAACGCGATCTCCGAGGTGTGCGAAGCCGTCGACGCCGACGTCACCCTGCTTGCCGACGCGCTGGGCTACGACCCCCGCATCGGGCGTCGATTCCTCAACGCGGGCCTCGGATTCGGCGGCGGCTGCCTGCCCAAGGACATCCGCGCGTTCATGGCCCGCGCCGGTGAACTGGGCGCCAACCATGCGCTGACGTTCCTGCGCGAGGTCGACAGCATCAACATGCGGCGCCGCACCAGGATGGTGGAGTTGGCGACCAAGGCGTGCGGCGGGTCGCTGCTTGGCGCCAACATCGCGGTGCTCGGCGCCGCGTTCAAGCCGGAGTCCGACGACGTCCGTGACTCGCCCGCGCTCAACGTCGCGGGCATGCTGCAACTCAACGGCGCCACGGTCAACGTCTACGACCCCAAGGCGATCGAGAACTCGCAGCGGCTGTTCCCGACGCTGAACTACTCGACGTCGGTGGTCGAGGCCGCGGACCGCGCCGACGCCGTGTTGGTGCTCACCGAATGGCGCGAGTTCGTCGAACTCGACCCCGCCGCACTGGCCGGCACCGTACGCGCGAAAGTCATTGTGGACGGCCGCAATTGCCTCGACACCGGACAGTGGGCCAACGCGGGATGGCGGATCTACTGCCTCGGCAGGAGCGTCAGCCTGCCGACGCCTGTTTGA
- a CDS encoding maleylpyruvate isomerase family mycothiol-dependent enzyme, with translation MDFRAALRDQTRDFGELIRGADPSTPVPTCPDWTIKQLFRHVGRGNRWAAQIIADRRSEPLDPRDVRDGKPPDDIDGAIDWLNASADLVIDAVDRVGPETRVWTFLGLRPCGWWIRRRLHEATVHRADAAMALGVDYDLPAEVAADAISEWIERVSVEARPRALPLALGQTLHLHATDDGLGPSGEWTITSDAEDGITWSHEHGKGDAALRGAAKDLLLAIVRRRTAADSGIEVFGDAAVWDGWLEHTPF, from the coding sequence GTGGATTTTCGAGCGGCGCTGCGCGATCAGACCCGGGACTTCGGCGAGCTCATCCGTGGAGCGGACCCGTCGACGCCCGTACCGACCTGCCCCGACTGGACGATCAAACAGCTGTTCCGCCACGTCGGACGCGGAAACCGTTGGGCTGCACAGATCATCGCCGACCGCAGATCCGAACCGTTGGACCCGCGTGATGTCCGCGACGGCAAACCACCCGACGACATCGACGGCGCGATCGACTGGCTGAACGCGAGCGCGGACCTGGTCATCGACGCGGTGGACCGCGTCGGACCAGAGACCCGGGTGTGGACGTTTCTGGGCCTACGTCCGTGCGGCTGGTGGATCCGTCGGCGACTGCACGAGGCCACCGTGCACCGCGCCGACGCCGCAATGGCGTTGGGGGTGGATTACGACCTGCCCGCTGAGGTGGCCGCCGACGCGATCAGCGAATGGATCGAGCGGGTCAGCGTCGAAGCAAGACCGCGCGCGTTGCCCCTCGCCCTCGGGCAGACGCTGCACCTGCACGCGACCGACGACGGGCTGGGCCCCAGCGGGGAGTGGACCATCACCAGTGACGCCGAGGACGGCATCACCTGGTCGCACGAACACGGCAAGGGCGACGCCGCACTGCGCGGGGCGGCCAAGGATCTGTTGCTGGCCATCGTGCGCAGGCGCACCGCCGCCGACAGCGGAATCGAGGTGTTCGGCGACGCCGCCGT
- a CDS encoding TetR/AcrR family transcriptional regulator, with product MARTRIPAAQRRARILDAAVETFAEHGFAEAKMQDIAARAGVVPSVLYDHFGSKRELHITLLEQHAEQIRNRSLRHVEGASAQQLVRASIESYFESVEHDPFMWRFLHRDPPADPEVAAVCQEIADRGTAAIADLIRFGAADAKSVKGITVDDAAWILARATQSACSGVATWWYENRDVPRERVVELVYMLLWQGFDGMLKQASAG from the coding sequence ATGGCAAGGACGCGGATTCCGGCGGCACAGCGACGGGCCCGCATCCTCGATGCGGCGGTCGAGACCTTCGCCGAGCACGGTTTCGCCGAGGCGAAGATGCAGGACATCGCCGCCCGCGCGGGCGTGGTGCCGTCGGTGCTCTACGACCATTTCGGCTCCAAACGCGAACTGCACATCACGCTGCTCGAACAGCACGCCGAGCAGATCAGGAACCGCTCGCTGCGGCACGTCGAGGGCGCGTCGGCGCAGCAGTTGGTCCGGGCGAGCATCGAAAGCTACTTCGAATCCGTCGAGCACGACCCGTTCATGTGGCGGTTTTTGCACCGCGATCCGCCCGCCGATCCGGAGGTCGCCGCGGTCTGTCAGGAGATCGCCGACCGGGGCACCGCGGCCATCGCCGATCTGATCCGATTCGGGGCGGCGGACGCGAAGTCGGTGAAGGGGATCACCGTCGACGACGCGGCCTGGATCCTGGCCCGCGCCACGCAGTCGGCGTGTTCAGGGGTGGCCACCTGGTGGTACGAGAACCGCGACGTGCCTCGCGAGCGGGTCGTCGAACTCGTCTACATGCTGCTGTGGCAGGGCTTCGACGGCATGCTCAAACAGGCGTCGGCAGGCTGA